One Citrus sinensis cultivar Valencia sweet orange chromosome 5, DVS_A1.0, whole genome shotgun sequence genomic window, GCCTCTAATTAAAGCTAAGACTTGAGATCTTCAAAGCCAATAGTTCGATCAATCTAATTTCATTGGAAtattaaaggagaaattaatttgagtttgTTGATGTTGTGGATTTGTGTTGTTTATGGTTAAATTGTGAAATGTTGTGTTCTGATTACTAGAACTAGCCATGGCCGGCTCTAGTACCATGTTATAATAGCTCAAATGAGCTTAATCTCTTTGTTTGGAAGCCGAGAAAATGGAAAGGAATATTCTggatctctaatttttaattctcgAGTAAAAATGAAGACTACGTTAGTATCCATAATGAGCTAATTACACACACGAAAGAATTACAAAGCAAGCTTATACATGTAACTAACAACATTACTGACCAGGCTTAACCAACACGTGCTGAGCGTGGAACTTCTTTATATGTAGTATGTGCTTTCTTTACAACATTTCAGCAGAGCAATTTAGAAAGTCGAAAATGATCCTCTTAGGCACTATAAGGcagagtttatttatttatttattaatgctATAATTTAGGAGTGTCCATAATACGATCTTATAGTCAtgatttattatcattttatcttGAGACAAAAGGACTGTTGTTGAATCCTCATTAGCAAATGTTCATTGCTTTCATTTTTGGATTGGTAGAAACAAAAAacataagaagaaaataaattaaacaagattACTGGAAATTagtatctttttcttttcttgaacaAAGTCTTTCTTTCTCTAGTTTTTGTTAAGATAATTTCTTAACCTTCCTCTTATCTCTTTCATTTCTTGAACCAAGATGCGTGCCTTTACTTACAAGGAAAGTTTAAATGCTCTTTCCTTCCTTTTCTCTTAACTTCTGTTTTTCTTAagaaatcattttcaattctGCCAACACCATCCATTTATCAATAACCAATTTGAATAAAGTTctacattttgatttttatgctCCTTTcaagtaataatttaattttgaagctTTCAGTCACAATAAGATGTTGTTGCGATAATAAAGTCGTTAATTACTGAAAGGAACAATAGCAAAGTTCATAATAATACCATACCAAAATGCAATTCTTCGAAACTTGGTCATCCATTATTGGAGGTGATGTTATGCGTTGATTTTGAGgtgagaaaattaaatttattgcaaTCCTAATGAGCTCCATATAAAAAACTGTGGGTTAgatattattttcttgaaaaggAGAACGTTCGACATTTTAGTTAAAGTTctacattttgatttttatttttctttcacgTAGGAATTTAATTGTGGTGCTTTCAATCATAATAAGATATTATCGAGATATTGAAGTCTTTGATTACTCAAAGGAACAATAACAGATTTCATAACAATTATGTACCAAAATGCAATTCTTCTAAACTTGGTCATTTGTTAATAGAAATGATGTTATGCATTGATTCCGGgacaagaaattttattaattgcaatCCTAATGAATTccatagaaaaaattataggtcagcaattattattttcataaacagGAGAACGTCTTAACTGCTCTTGGAGCATCGAGTAATTTTTGTCAATGGTGCTCCAACCAAATGACAAGTCTCCACAggcactaaaaaaaattaaaattctttaattgaaataaatgttATCCTCTATTACAATCTCCTTCTTTTTCTCCCTCGGATTTGCTTGCATTTTCAGCTATTGCTTCTTCGTTACGAATAACATTGGTGGGAGATGTACTTGgttcttcaaaaaaaatctaaaatcttCGTACTCAAGGAATCAAGGTCACATAGTACGGAGCTCCAAAAAGcttgataaaaattatggTCTCTATCTCTGCACTTTGCCCCCCGAAAAAGGCTTATTCTTCATCTTTCCTTTCTAAAGGATGCAAGTTTCGTTTGGTAAAGTGTAGAGATAGAGAGGAGAGAGAGGAGTGATTGACTTCATCtgcccttttctttttcattttattcgaAGGCCCCACATAGTATGgtctctatttatttattaagacCTTGAGCTTCCTTGCGTAAAAAGGACAAGACCTTACAAGGCGGTTGAGACCACCAaacgaaataaaaaattgtagcACCCACGTTAGCCAACTTATTAGTATGTCCTATTACATTCCCTTATTATGTGAGTAAACCGCACTTCTATCTAGATCATAAGctgcaaaaaattatttcatctaCTAATCGAAGGCCAAAGAGGAGGAAGATGACCATTCTAAAGATGGAAAATGTATGGCATGCATTGAATCACATTCAATCCAAATCTTGAAACATTGACGATCAAATGCATTCTTAATTATTAGAATTACAGCCATCAGCACAACATAGGAAGCTGAATGAATGAATCCCAAGCGAACAAGCAAAACAACCAAGAATGTATTTaagtttttgcctttttctCTACTTATATGGAGGAGAtgtgtaacaccctaggcaaATCTCACATTGGCAAAACGCAGGAGAGatgttgggtttataaggggtgatctactctttaattggcaagacgagTTTCAGGGTGTATAGGCGTCCCAAAAAAAACCTCgggggccttgttaaggctcAAAGCGGATAATATTTTGTCAAGTCTGGGTTAAGTCATGACAGATGGTATAAGAGGGGCTCCGCGTGTCTTCTTGAGCAATAGTGGGGCAAACCTTAGCTAGGACGTTGACTTTCTAAGGGGATGTATGTAACACACTAGgtgaatcccacatcggcaaagcatgGGAGAGATTCTGAGTTTATAAAGTAATCCATACCTTAATTGGTATGGCGCATTTTATGGTGCATGgacgccccaagaacaaaatcatgcgggccttgttaatgTCTAAAACCAATAATATCTTGTCAGGTTTGGGTTGGGTAATGACAAAATGGAACACACACAAAACCATAGTACACGAACATAAGGAATTCGTTATTCTTCTCTAATGCTTAGATTACTTAATGAGGAAATAATCACTTACCTTTAATGAGAACTCGTCAAGATTAATATAACCAAGGATCATGCCAACTTTGGAAACATATAACCTTACAGGACAAGCATGCAAATAgtctctcttttgatgattcttttaGTCCCCACATGAAGATATTCGATAAACCCCGTGTTCAGCTATAATATCTCTTGTGCGATCATCTTCATGCCTCTACGCATCGACGCGGTCCATATATACTTAATGAAACACAAAGCCCTAATTCTTGATTGAGTCAACTCCCGTTGATAGCTAGCTCTCGTTGTAACAAAAGACAACCTATGTTACAGAGAAAATTACTTGATAATAAAGACTAGATTATGTTGACAATAAGGATTCCAACtcataaaaatatgtaaaagatGTTATCAATGGAATGCCACACTCATATTAGAACATAGATTTTACACAATCTAATTAACTTGGACGAGGAAAATTTTGTATTCAACATCATTTGAAGTTTTGAACAcctcatttacttatttatatttatttgtgtgtGCGTCCGTGATTGTTTTTCGAAACGGAAGGATCAAATTCTTTAGCCCATAGGAACATGGTGAGTTTTAGTTTATAAGCTACCACAAGTTTTGTTCGATTTTATCTTtccatcatttttttcattttcttttccttaaaTTAAGAAAGGTGTAAATATGTGGGCgggggatttttttttaattaaaagtgttgtaaaatgaaaaataaaaagaagtggTTAACTTACAATGGGCTGATAATAGCCAACATAGTTTCGAAGTTGATGACCATCCACTTTTACTTCTTTTCCGAAGTTGACGGCCATCCACAATTGctcttttaaaatgtaattttcacagaaaaatttggtgaaaaaaatgacaaaaacatTGAAGACTGAAAATCTCGACGCAGATAAGATAATGGCAACAAAcaatggaaatttttttgaagacATGGTGGTTGAAATTCTGTCGAAGTTTCCCGTTAAATCTTTACTACGGTTCAGGTGCGTTTGTAAATCTTGGTATGAATTATTTGAAAGCCCTAGTTTCATTTCCAAACACCTAAAAGCTGGAAACAGTAATACTCGTCTCATTCTACGTTATGTAGATTCCAGTGATGATCCTGAATTTCCAAGACTTCGTGATTGTTTGTTCCTTGATCCAACACTGGCAAATATATCTTTAGAGGAAGATCTTCTTCTACTAATGCCCATAGACGATCATTTGAGGGGTCCTTTTGaaggtttatttattatgtttataGGAGGAGATGAAATTGCTTTATACAACCGTGCTACCAgagatttaaaatttcttcCAAAACTTACACTCATAGACAATCTAGAATCAATTTACACTATTATGTTTGGATTGGGATTAGACCCAAAATGTAACTACTATAAGTTAGTTTACATTGTGACTTACCATGATAGTGAACTTGGGGAAGTTCTTAACGATTCAAGACAAGTTTTTATTTACAGCTTTAGTGATAATTCCTGGAGAAATTTTCAAGTCTTTGAGTTTGGTACGTATGATCTTAATGAAGTGTTAGATTGCACATATCATAATGGAGCTTGTCACTGGTTGGTACCGTTTGGCCCTTTTCATCCACTTTGTTGTCATTATGTGATCCTTTCATTTGACATGAGTGATGAAGTTTTTGAAGAGATACAAGGGCCTAATTGCCTTCTTGAAATAGCACCTGAGCATACAGTTTTTGGGTTATACAACgattctctttcatttttagtATTTGATGAAAGGGAGAGTTGTTTTGATATATGGACAATGAAGGAGAGATATCATTGGACCAAAGAATTCTCTACTACCCCTATTCTCGCAGTTGATGCTCCAATTGGGTTTTGGAAGAATGATACCTTTTTTATAGGATCTAACACGGAAGAGTTACTTTTATATGATCCGAATTCTGAAGAAATCATTGACTTTCAACACAAAGGCTGTTGCTTTACGATTTTTTTCGATAAAGAGAGTTTATTCACATTGAAAGGCTAGAGAAATTCCTTGACTCAAAACCATAAGTTGATAGGTAAGGGCTCAACGACAAGTCTTAATAGGTTGTCTACTTTACGGGAAACGTGGGCTAAGACTTGAGGTAGAAACCCTTATACATGGTTTTAAAGAGAATACGAGAAAGTGAGCtaacaaattgaagaaataattGAACGAACAGACTCACTGTACCAAGTGATTCGTCAAATAAGGAGCTTCGGTATGGCCTTAATAATGTAGGAGCTATTTTCAGATACATTATTGGTTCTACAAGTGTAGTGGGCTACTGTATCGGCTTTGTGGGTTAAAGTTTCTACAGAGTTTTAGGGAAAGAATATTGCCATTGAGAGATATGGATAATGTAATGCAGTAGCCATTAgctatatgaatttattaaatgatgtATTAGTATAGTTCAGAGCAATCTTGTTTACATATTCAAAGTAATACCCTGAAAATACCCATGTAATACCAAGATTTTTACTTGTAGTCCATAATTTCTGAGTTCTTACATTCCAGACTTCATGGTTTTGTTCCTTTTCAATGTTAAATTTGCCTTGATTTGTACCACAACTAGCCCGGAACTGTATGTCGGATCCAAGGTGAATCATGCGGTTTGACATCTAGTACTCATGATATAAACTTAATtcataaacatataaaaataatttcggGCCTCTAATATAAACATGTAATAACATCCATGTCTCATCCGAAAACATATCCAATCTTCGCACACTCCACATCTCACTATGTACACATACATCGTAAATACTAACATAAGAACATAAATGTGCTCAAAGTACAAGTGATACAACAATGCGTGTCATGGCCCAACCTCGATTTATTCAAAATTGGACAGCACAAAATCCAATAGAAACCTGTGAGAAATGGGCCAAATAGGAAAATAGTGAGCAGGgggctatatatatatatatatatacatacaaagagagagagagagagagagagagagtaatgCACCAGTGCTTATTCATAATCATATGACGTAACTCCACAGAGAACACATTAAAGACTTAAGAGGAAACGATGAGAAGGCTTAATCAATTTCATTGATTTACACGTACCAATATATACAGCAAAGAGTGCAACAGCTACCTATATTATTGGTTTGTTACAACTGAATATATCTTTACGTTCAAAATACTTTGAACAGGTAAACTCCTATAATCATGGAGGAGAATCCTCTATCATGCCCCCTCAAGATGGACTTCTTGAAAGCAGTCCGATCTTGCATCGAAGTTGAAGGAAACGTGGTCGTGGGAGAGCTTTTGTAAGAGCATCAGCTAGCTGATCATTAGATGATACATGTGCAACCCGTAACGAACCGTTTTGAACTTGCTCCctgataaaatgaaaatcaatggCAACATGTTTCATCCGTGAGTGAAAGATTAGATTAGAACACAACTGAGTTGCTCCCACATTATCGCAGTAAATAACTGGACAAGTAGGCACTCTAATATGCAGGTCTGTTAACAGTGAACATATCCAATTAAGCACGGCTACTGTATTGGCAACGGAGCGATACTCAGCTTCAGTGGAGGATCGTGCCACTGTGCGTTGTTTCTTCGAACACCAGGATACTAAGTTTCGACCAAGATATACCAAGTACGCACCTGTCGATGAAAAATCATCTTTGTTGCCTGCCCAGTCGGCATCAGAAAAGGCATGTATACTGGTGGAAGAATGATGATATAGTTGAAGACCCTCATTAACAGTACCTGCCAAATATCGAAGGAGTCGCTTGACACAGGTCCAGTGGTCAGTTTTCGGACAATGCATATACTGTGATAAGCGATTAACCACGAAAGCTATGTCTGGTCTGGTGATTAAAAGATATTGGAGACTGCCCAACATAGCACAATACTCAGTGGCATCATCCAGGGGAGTGCCAGATTGTGACGTCAGCTGCGCAGTAGTTGAAAGAGGAGTGAGTACCGATTTTGTTGCCGTCATGTTTGCTCGATTTAATAACTCCAGTATATATCTTCTTTGAGACAAGATCAACCCCTGGTCATTCGGTACAACTTCAATGCCCAGAAAATATGCCAATTTTCCAAGATCTTTGAGAGAGAATTGCTTGGCAAGAAGAGTTATAAATTCATTGATCTTGAGAGGCTTGTCCCCCGTGATTATGAGATCATCAACATACACAATGAGATATAAAATATGTGTGCCATCATTATATACAAATAGCGATGTATCAGCTATAGAATTTTTGAACCCGAATTGAATAAGAAATGATCGCAGTTCATTATACCAGGCGCGGGGAGCTTGCTTTAGTCCATAGATGGCCTTTCGAAGCTTGCAGACATAGTTAGGTTTGTCACCATCTATGAATCCTTGAGGTTGAGCCATGTATACATCCTCATACAAGTGCTCTTGAAGTAATGCATTATTTATGTCTAGTTGGCGTAGCTCCCATCCATGACTGACTGCAATGCTTAGAACAATACGAACTGTTGTTGGCTTTACAACCGGACTGAAAGTATCATGGAAATCGACCCCTGGTCTTTGATGGAATCCTTTGGCCACCAAGCGGGCTTTGTACCTGTCAACAGAGCCatcagaatttatttttatttaaaaaatccatTTACACCCAACAAGATTATGATGTGGAGATGGTGAAACAAGAGCCCATGTCCCATTCTTAACTAAAGCATTAAACTCATCAGACATTGCTTGTCTCCACTTGGAGTCTGTTAACGCTTGAGTTACTGTGGTTGGTTCAATTTCATCAGTGGTGGCAAGTTGAGCAAGGAGATTCATTCTGCGAATAGGtttatgaatattatttttagatctGGTGACAATGGTGTGAGCGGGTGGCATTGATGGTTCTAGGGTAGTGATTGAGGTATGTTGAGATGCACAAGGTTGTATTTGAGGAGCTTCGGCCGCAGATGACGTAGTGAGTGGCAGAGTAGTTGTAGAGATAGGTATTTGTAGGGGAGGAGGAAACCAAGTGGCTATTGTGTTTGATTGGTTTATGGACTCTTGTGGTTTTTGGTAGACGAATGGGAATATAGACTCTACAAACTTGACATGTCTAGAGACGTAAAATTTGGAGGAACTTGTATCAAGACACAAAAATGCACTCTGACTTGTCGAATAACCAAGAAATACACATGGTTTAAAATTGGACTCTAGTTTGTGAACCTTATAAGGTCTGAGCCACGGATAGCAAAGACACccaaaaattttgagtttggTATAATTGGGTTTTGCctcaaaaattttctcataGGGTGAATAGTATTGGAGGGTTGGTGTGGGCATTCTGTTTATGAGGTAAACGGCGGTGGCAAAAGCACATGGCCAATATTGTAAAGGTATTGATGCATTGGACAAAAGTGCAAGACCAGTTTCGACAACATGCAGATGGCGACGCTCAGACATACCATTGTGTTCTGGGGTGTGTGGGGGAGTGGTGAGATGAGAAATTTCATTTgtagaaagaaaattggtTAGTGCAATGAATTCACCACCGTTGTCAGAGTACAAGGTTTTGATGGGTTTTTCAAATCGTTTTTCAACAATGGCCTTGTATCTTATAAAAACTTCTTTGAAATcagatttgtttttcaatGGGTAAAACCAGATATATTTTGTGTAGTGatctacaaaaataacataatatttgtaTCCATTAACAGAGACCACAGGAGACGTCCAAACATCAGTGTATATAATTTCAAGAGGATGTGAAGATGATATTGTAGATTTTGAAAACGACAACTTATGACTTTTATTTGACAAACACGCATTACAATTGACATCAGACAGCATAGAAGACGTTACACTGAGTTTATTGGAAGAtagaatttgttttaaaatggGAATGACAGGATGTCCTAGCCTATGATGCCAAGTAGAAGACGAGGTCATGACACTTGAAAAGGAAATAATTGGGGTGGAGTCTGGCCACTCATATACGCCACCTTTAGCTTGGCCCTTCAAAAGTGTTGTCCCTATGCTGAGTTCCTTCACAAGAAAAGTATCTGGTAAGAATTCTACGGAAGCATTGTTAGAATtgcaaaattgataaatagaaataagatTTCTTTTCATGCTTGGAACACATAGGACATTGTCTAGAAGAAAAGACTTATGAGGAGAGTTTAAAGTTGTTGAACCAGTGTGAGTTATTTGTAACTCAGATCCATCCCCTATCATCATATCATCACCTCCTCTGTACGGGTTATGTAAAGAGAGATTTTCCAGATCAGCTGTTACATGATGCGATGCACCACTATTTAGGAGCCAGGTTTGATTGTTGTTTGTTGTGGCTGCATAATTTGCTTTTGGCTGCCATGGGGTGGATGAGTGGTTATTGTTTGACTGCACGGGTTGCAATTTGTAGGATGGACATTTCTTGGCAGTGTGCCCTTGAATGCGACAGAGTTGGCAGTAGCCAAGGTATGGGCGTTGTTGTCGCTGAGTGGAATTGTTGTTTTGGGTCACTCCTAAGTTACGGTTTGGGTTGGAGGAGTTTTGGTTGGTTCCGTTGTTGATACGCCAATTGTTGTTAGTACGAGTTGTCACATGGGCTGTTATTGGGAACATTGTGTCAGGTTTTGAAGTGTTTAGAGATGCCTCAAAATTGAGCAATTTCTCATGAAGTTCTTCGAATGTGATAGGGGTGTCCCTGGCTTGTACAGCTCGGGCCAGCTCTTTGTAGTCATCTCCGACAGCCTCCAGAATTTTGTCTGTAAGATCATCTTCGTCATAAAGTGCGCCAAGAAGCGTAAGTTCATCTGCCCGAGCCTTAATATTTTGGAGAAATTCTGTAATGGATGCTGACCCTCTAGTCATTTGTCTAATTTGGCTTTTAACTTGCTTAATTCGTCCTCTGGAAGGCTTTGCATAGGTGTTGGCAAGTGTTATCCACGCTTCTTTGGATGTTTTGGCAGTGGCCACAAACGGGATGATGTTGGGTGAGATGGAGCCAATTATGGCATTGAGGATCAGTTGATCCTGGCGAACCCAAAGTAAATGAGCTGGATTCGGGGTAGTAGTGTTGTTGTCTGTTATTGTAGCTGAAGGACAAGGTTTAGAACCATCTATGTAGCCAAGAAGGTCATAGCCTGCGAAGAGAGTTTGAAACTGCAATTTCCATGATAAATAATTGGATGATGTGAGCTTGAGAGGAGTTTGTGCAGCTACATTAATGGTGATTAAGGTGTTGTTGAGGTCATTAGTGTTTCTGATGGTGGTGGCCATTGCAGGATTTTCTTTCCAGAAATAAGGAGAGAAAGGGAGAGCCTCTagtgctctgataccataaagACTTAAGAGGAAACGATGAGAAGGCTTAATCAATTTCATTGATTTACACGTACCAATATATACAGCAAAGAGTGCAACAACTACCTATATTATTGGTTTGTTACAACTGAATATATCTTTACATTCAAAATACTTTGAACAGGTAAACTTCTATAATCATGGAGGAGAATCCTCTATCACACATTACATAAGGAaacataaattcatacatacatacatgacAAAACTGCACTAAATAGTACTATGGGGAAATAACTCTCAGTACGCATAGCCATCATCATTGCCGGAGTATAGCGAGGGAAAACTCGTTCAATACCCGGTGGAATTTAACTACATCGCATGGGTAGAGTAACCTAATTCTCAATACGCATGTATAGAGCCTATAGGGAAGGGTACACATACAGTGACTGACAATCATATCTCATGGCTATATCAAAGATATAATATGCATACATGTAATCATGACATGATATTGGATCATGCTATCAACCAAAATACGTCACagaaaatataatagtaataataatatccacTCATATCTCCTGATTCACTCTAGGGTTCGTTGGGGCTCTTGTAGGTGTCTGGATTTTCAGATTTCTCCTAAAATATAGGGTTTAACTGTTAGAACTAATATAATAACTTATACATATGAtgtaaattaaatcataattacttaaaattcataaatctatTACCCTTTGACTCACTGAATATAGATCTAAATGCCCAATTCTATTTCCTGTAATATTTCCTCTTACTTCCtctttttaacttctttttcaCTCTCGggtttccttttctttcttattatttccttttctcttttcttttccgttttcttttctttttctctttttcttttttttcttttctcactATCTCTATTTCGATCTCGATTGCAAATAATCTCTAATTGTGCAATAGCTCTCAATTTCCAACTTGATAAAATAAAGTggcttataatatttttcaatttatatagCCTACGACCCTATGAATCCAAGTGAGCAGGTgaaaaattcaatgaaatagaCAGCTAAAGCAATTGAAGCATGCATGTGAACTTATAAAGCAGGCTGCTGGCTATTTTCAACTCAATAAGCCACATGTGGCCTCTTAATGCACAAGCAATGCATGACAATTCCTCtcaacttataaaaatttcatccTACAAATTTAAATGCCTAACTGAAATAAATATGGATATTGTGATTGCATTTGTTCTTCATGCTCCTAGGTGGCCTTCTTTACTGTATGACCCTTCCACATCACCTTAACCAGTGAGCACTACT contains:
- the LOC102627418 gene encoding F-box protein At5g62510-like; this encodes MTKTLKTENLDADKIMATNNGNFFEDMVVEILSKFPVKSLLRFRCVCKSWYELFESPSFISKHLKAGNSNTRLILRYVDSSDDPEFPRLRDCLFLDPTLANISLEEDLLLLMPIDDHLRGPFEGLFIMFIGGDEIALYNRATRDLKFLPKLTLIDNLESIYTIMFGLGLDPKCNYYKLVYIVTYHDSELGEVLNDSRQVFIYSFSDNSWRNFQVFEFGTYDLNEVLDCTYHNGACHWLVPFGPFHPLCCHYVILSFDMSDEVFEEIQGPNCLLEIAPEHTVFGLYNDSLSFLVFDERESCFDIWTMKERYHWTKEFSTTPILAVDAPIGFWKNDTFFIGSNTEELLLYDPNSEEIIDFQHKGCCFTIFFDKESLFTLKG